ATTCTTAGGTACTGTACGCCAGTAAACTATTCGTAAACAGCCACGCGCTGCGCACTCCCACTTAAAGTGATGTTGGAAACGAAAGTGGCATTAGAAAATTTGCAATAAAATAGGCGCGCATGGCACCCCACACGAAAAGCGCATGGCTGGGAATACTAGGTACGCCAACAAGAATTGAACAAATCTTGACGCAATGTACAGTGACACGCGGCTATTTCAGAACATGAGTGGGCGGAGCTCAGCAATTTCAGAATATTATATTCGGCTACTCAACAAATGCGTAGGGATGAAATGAAATAACTAAAATCGGCAGCCACAATAGATTCACGTGATAGCGCCATTTGTTTGATGAAATTGCACGCCTTGAATAATGCCTGCATTCTTCAGTATGCGTTATAGTGGGCCAAGAGTTTGTCTCGAAGTACTAACACCGACATGCAGAAGAGAGGTCGTCACTTACGGCTACCATCACGTGTACACACTGTGAACACTATTAGAATCCCTACCTGGAGAATGTCTTGCTCCTGTGCAGAAAATGAACAGCACTGAGCGGAGACTTGAAAACTTCCATCCCTTTAACAACTACCGCCTAGTTTTATGGTTCAAAACAATTAAACGAAATAAATGTGAGGAAAATAGCGTGAAAAATGACCGACGCATAACAGACAGAACGTCAACTCAAACATGTTTTAGGTGTACGACTTACATGAGCTCAGGTCAGGAGAAGTAACAATGTGATTTTTTGAGTGAAAGACGCGTTCGTAGTCCGATCCTAGTAAATGGGAATCTCGCACCGACCCAAGCCGACCTGTTACAGTTTCGAacgcttcatcgactggcaaccATGGAACCTTCCGCACATGCATGACCTATataagcagctgttgtacccagccactccgggatctggcgccgacatggcagccagacgcttacatcttgttcttcttcaggtTTGTTACTCTTACCTTTCGGTTAATGGCAAACCGTTTAGGAAGTCGACGCCAGATCCCAACTTTGCTGTGTGCATGTTTTTACGCCTTCTGTACGACGTGCGCGCGAGCTGTTCAGGATACATAGGTTTGTTTCAAAGAAAGCTTTTGCTTGCGGGAGACGTAGAGCAAAACCCTGGGCCTCTGTCtgctgagcaggaaaagcagaTGTTCGATACTATCATGACAACACCTGTGATACAACAGCAACAGACCGAAATATTGGATGAACTACGTTCCATTCGGCTTGAGCAAAAGAATCTCgaagaaaaactaacaaaactcgcAGAAAAAGTCAAGAGCGTTGAAGATAATGTGTCACTGGTGCTCCCGCTAAAGCCCGAAGTAGAAAGATTATCTCAAAGTTCCCAGAAATTTGCTGTCGCGTGCACGGCCCTCGAGTCATTGCATGATGACCTGGAGaaccaatcacgaagaaacaacttAATATTCTACGGCATCCATGACAAAGAAACCGAATCGTGGGAACAGTCTGAGACtaaaattatctctttttgcgctgaaaagttaaaactttccgtTGACGCCGCTGCCATTGAAAGAGCGCACAGACTAGGAAGATATGCGCCCGACAAGCACAGACCCCTGATCGTTAAATTTTTGtcctttaaagaaaagaatcgtgttctttcaaatgctgccaaactaaaagatactgactgggcgataagcgaggactattcggccaaagtacggcagcaaagaaaaaagctcatgcagtttgctaaggcacgcggcggaaagttgaaactgcggtttaataagctaaacctggacaacaaaacctatatgtacaacattgaaacagacgatatcacttgtgtaaaccaatagccatcaccgaggcttttagctagcccaaaaactgctattaaaaatgaacttgtctgtattgttgttaattgccgcagtctaaaaaacaaaactgaccaattCCTCTCACTCTTACAAATGACGAGCGCACATGTGGTAATTGGAACCGAGTCATGGCTGGACAGCAACATAAGTGATGGTGAAATATTTCCTCCATCCTATACCACGTATAGGAAGGATCGCAATGTACGCGGTGGCGGTGTGTTCATCCTCGTTCATAGCAGTTTGAGAAGCGTGTCTGTTAACTTAGACAACGATTCCTCTGAAGCTGTCTGGTGCAGGGTACGGCTGGGCGATGGTACTTCTTTGGCAATTGGCTCTTTTTATAGGACGCCCGGTTCAACCTGCGCACAGGCATTTTTTGAACTTAGCAACACATTATTAGCCTTAGACGCAACGCATATTAtccttgccggtgattttaatatgcccagcgtagaatggtcttgttttaaaccagtaattcgcactgcattcctcttgtataccgctttccgtgaagtaattggtgctcactcattatttcagtttgttcaaacccctaccagactcggccttaccagtgctaatgtgctagacttgtttttctgcaatgaccctagcctagtctcgtctgtcataacgctgccaggcgtaagcgaccatgatgtagttttagcaaaagtatcctgtaatgctatgaagacccaccacacccaaccacgcaaagtgtctttttatgaaaaagggGATTATGCTTCGCTATCACAGGAACTCGACGCATTTTTTCCTGAGTTTATTTCACACCAGccatccctgaatattgattccttctggaacttgtttaaaaccaaaattttgtcactgacgcagactttcatcccatcccgcttgatttcagccaagcgtcgtgacgatatgcattggatgaatagacagttgcgggcaatgatcaaccggcggaaacggctctttcgcagatattgtgatacgcccgcactaactttgtactccgagatgaaaaagcaaactaagaacttatcgaaagaaatccgtaaagcgaaaagggcatacttcagcacactaggccaacaactaaatacaaacccaaaggcagtctggaaatatgttaaaaataagagaaacagcagggtctctgcgcctgatatactagacgcaactgattttggaagggattcaaaaggtaaagcgagaagtttcaatctttatttccattcggtgttttccgatcccattaatacacatactgactttcaatcttccagcaccctgaccagaatgaatgacgtagaaatttctgaacgggggatcatgcttttattacagaaaattaaagttacatcagcaccagggcctgacaacatttccaattacgttttgaaaaattgtgcagcttcagttgccccgtgtctcgttgcattatttcagaaatcgttagagaattcttctttgccccttgactggagaagtgccaatgtcgttccgattcataagagtggtgataaaactaaaacatgtaactataggcccatatcgctgacgagcgtgtcgtgcaaaacactggaacatgtgatttatactcagttaattagccatctacaaaacaatagttttttctgttcgacacaacatggatttaggtccggcttctcatgtgaaacacagctcgtggaattcactcatgacatttctgtttccttaaactccgccggtcaggtagattgtatatttttagattttcgaaaagcgttcgatttagttgctcacaacctattgttacagaagctttcaaaattaaatattcctacctcactcttatcctggattgaggcgtatcttgcggaaaggagacagtgcgtggttatcgacggtgtcagctcggaaagtgtgggtgtaacttcaggtgttccgcaagggtcggttttgggccctcttctatttctcatttttataaatgacctcactagtaacatttcaagtataatcagactttatgctgatgactgttgtatctaccgcaatatttcttctgaagcagatgcaatttcactacagcatgacctcaactctgtattctcttggtgcaacaactggaatatggcgctaaacatctccaaatgtaatctggtccggtttacaaaaaagaaacaattcctccaaacagactatttccttggtagcactgaattatccgcagtttcaacttataagtacttgggagtctttttttctactgacctatcatggaatacacacttaaattacatatctgctaaagccagtcacccattaaactttctcagacgtaactttaaggacgctccccttacgctgaaggagacattatacatgtctactgtacgtctgatacttgagtatgcttgcgcggtttgggacccgcatacaaaactgaatattgaggagctggagcgcgtccagaaacgggctgctaggtttgtgtccgccgattacaatttccaaaaaagttcttctggtttgcgcgaaaagttgggatggccattacttgaaaacaggcgccaatatttgagactctctttcttttataatgtgcttaataataaaactggaattccaaaagaaaaatacattagtgaacccagctacatttccgcccgcactgaccacccactcaaggtgcgcgagtacaattgccgcataaacgtattcaaatatagttttttcccacgaacagtgcatgattggaactgtctcccttcgcgggtcgctaccgttCCTCATtcatcgtttctgaccgatttgcaaagccacctgtcaatataagtgcaataattcttgtccgagtgtattatgttttaagcagtgctgtattttaaaatgtatctttttttgtgtgtgtatgtgtgtgtttagggtatgtttgcctttctacaatgatttttattttgtttgtttgtttgtttgtttttgcttccgtgtgcatgggtttattgtattttctgtgtagaccgcatcatttgcctaatttattatgtactagatgtttgttcttatttatgatgtttcccccctacaataatgccccaatgagggcgctgtaggtactgtgtataaataaataaataaataaataatctacAGGAAAAGGCAGACTTAGCTGCCCGTACCCAACAAATTCCACCATCAATAATGTTCTGGTTGCTGCATTCAAGTTCTAGCAACAGTTTACCGCAGTCTTGAGTTCTGTCCACTTCGACTTCAGCCCTGCTGTGTCGTAAACAAAAGTGACGTGAGGAATAAATATATGCCATTGCTTCTTTTCGGCGTCCAGGTTATGCAAGCATTATTCACTTATTCTTTGGCGAATATGAAATGCAAGTATTTTTTCTTCAGCTGATACTACCTTGATTTATTTATCTCTTGAGTAACTTTTAAGGAACCAGTGAAAGCAGGTACCGCCGCCATTTAAAATATGCACTGAAGAAAAACTTTTTGGAAGCTCCTTAATGTAAAAATGTTAATGCTGCTCAAGGACTTTCTGGCAGCTCCTCAATGTAACAAATTTATATAATGTGCAAAGGTTTTTTCGGACTTTCGTCGT
The genomic region above belongs to Amblyomma americanum isolate KBUSLIRL-KWMA chromosome 9, ASM5285725v1, whole genome shotgun sequence and contains:
- the LOC144103350 gene encoding uncharacterized protein LOC144103350 yields the protein MFLRLLYDVRASCSGYIGLFQRKLLLAGDVEQNPGPLSAEQEKQMFDTIMTTPVIQQQQTEILDELRSIRLEQKNLEEKLTKLAEKVKSVEDNVSLVLPLKPEVERLSQSSQKFAVACTALESLHDDLENQSRRNNLIFYGIHDKETESWEQSETKIISFCAEKLKLSVDAAAIERAHRLGRYAPDKHRPLIVKFLSFKEKNRVLSNAAKLKDTDWAISEDYSAKVRQQRKKLMQFAKARGGKLKLRFNKLNLDNKTYMYNIETDDITCVNQ